The Streptomyces sp. RKAG293 genome includes a region encoding these proteins:
- the purF gene encoding amidophosphoribosyltransferase codes for MPRGDGRLNHDLLPGEKGPQDACGVFGVWAPGEEVSKLTYFGLYALQHRGQESAGIAVSNGSQILVFKDMGLVSQVFDETSLGSLTGHIAVGHARYSTTGASVWENAQPTFRATANGSIALGHNGNLVNTAELAEMVADLPQGNGRATRVAATNDTDLVTALLAGQVDEDGKPLSVEFAASKVLPLVKGAFSLVFMDEHTLYAARDPQGIRPLVLGRLERGWVVASESAALDICGASFVREIEPGELIAIDENGLRTTRFAEAKPKGCIFEYVYLARPDTDIAGRNVYLSRVEMGRKLAAEAPVEADLVIPTPESGTPAAVGYAEASGIPYGTGLVKNSYVGRTFIQPSQTIRQLGIRLKLNPLKDVIRGKRLIVVDDSIVRGNTQRALVRMLREAGAAEVHIRISSPPVKWPCFFGIDFATRAELIANGMSVEEIGKSLGADSLAYISLDAMVEATTIAKPNLCRACFDGVYPMDLPDPELLGKQLLETELAGGADAADALRRP; via the coding sequence GTGCCTCGTGGTGATGGACGACTCAACCACGACCTGCTCCCCGGCGAGAAGGGCCCCCAGGACGCTTGCGGCGTCTTTGGTGTCTGGGCCCCCGGCGAAGAGGTCTCCAAGCTCACCTATTTCGGTCTGTACGCCCTGCAGCACCGCGGACAGGAGTCCGCGGGCATCGCTGTGAGCAATGGCTCCCAGATCCTCGTCTTCAAGGACATGGGGCTTGTTTCCCAGGTCTTCGACGAGACCTCTCTCGGCTCTCTGACCGGCCATATCGCCGTCGGTCACGCCCGCTACTCGACCACCGGTGCCTCGGTGTGGGAGAACGCCCAGCCCACTTTCCGCGCCACCGCCAACGGGTCGATCGCGCTCGGTCACAACGGCAACCTGGTCAACACGGCGGAGCTCGCCGAGATGGTCGCCGACCTGCCCCAGGGCAATGGCCGGGCCACGCGGGTGGCCGCCACCAACGACACCGATCTGGTGACAGCGCTGCTGGCCGGACAGGTCGACGAGGACGGCAAGCCGCTCTCCGTCGAGTTCGCCGCCTCCAAGGTGCTGCCTCTGGTCAAGGGTGCTTTCAGCCTGGTCTTCATGGACGAGCACACGCTGTACGCGGCGCGTGACCCGCAGGGCATCCGCCCGCTGGTGCTCGGCCGGCTGGAGCGCGGCTGGGTCGTCGCCTCGGAGTCCGCCGCCCTCGACATCTGCGGCGCCAGCTTCGTCCGGGAGATCGAGCCCGGCGAGCTGATCGCGATCGACGAGAACGGTCTGCGGACCACCCGTTTCGCGGAGGCCAAGCCCAAGGGCTGCATCTTCGAGTACGTGTACCTGGCGCGCCCGGACACCGACATCGCGGGCCGGAACGTCTATCTGTCCCGGGTGGAGATGGGCCGCAAGCTCGCCGCCGAGGCCCCCGTCGAAGCCGATCTGGTGATACCGACTCCGGAGTCCGGCACGCCGGCCGCGGTCGGCTACGCCGAGGCGAGCGGGATCCCGTACGGCACCGGCCTGGTCAAGAACTCGTACGTCGGCCGGACGTTCATCCAGCCGTCGCAGACCATCCGGCAGCTGGGTATCCGGCTCAAGCTGAACCCGCTCAAGGACGTCATCCGCGGCAAGCGGCTGATCGTCGTGGACGACTCGATCGTCCGCGGCAACACCCAGCGCGCGCTGGTGCGGATGCTCCGTGAGGCGGGGGCCGCCGAGGTCCACATCCGGATCTCGTCGCCGCCGGTCAAGTGGCCGTGCTTCTTCGGCATCGACTTCGCGACCCGCGCCGAACTGATCGCCAACGGCATGTCCGTCGAGGAGATCGGCAAGTCGCTGGGCGCGGACTCGCTCGCGTACATCTCGCTGGACGCGATGGTCGAGGCGACGACGATCGCCAAGCCGAACCTGTGCCGGGCCTGCTTCGACGGGGTCTACCCGATGGATCTGCCCGACCCGGAGCTGCTCGGCAAGCAGCTCCTGGAGACCGAGCTGGCCGGTGGCGCGGACGCCGCCGACGCGCTGCGCCGTCCGTAA
- a CDS encoding maleylpyruvate isomerase family mycothiol-dependent enzyme has protein sequence MTSAGRRARSYDPARTRAALVAQVGAVRVAVRSLTDEQLTRPSGLPGWDVRLLVAHIVRQIDAVGVLLGEPAPDPVPPVTGLSVWAVSTAAIADKLDASTRETAAGITDVREALDAAAERIEPFLDEAVRADRIVPHVFGAMRALDMTVTRLVELVVHGDDLARATGVEVAHDRQAVAAVTRLLADALAVKAPGNSVEVRIPPYAAVQCVAGPRHTRGTPPNVVETDPLTWIRLATGRTDWKTALDAAAVSASGERADLGPYLPVLG, from the coding sequence ATGACGTCAGCCGGTCGCCGTGCCCGTAGTTATGACCCTGCCAGGACGCGTGCCGCGCTCGTCGCGCAGGTGGGGGCGGTGCGGGTGGCGGTGCGATCGCTCACGGACGAGCAGTTGACCAGGCCCTCCGGGTTGCCCGGGTGGGATGTGCGGCTGCTGGTGGCGCATATCGTGCGGCAGATCGACGCCGTCGGGGTGCTGCTCGGCGAGCCCGCGCCGGATCCGGTGCCTCCGGTCACCGGGCTGTCGGTGTGGGCGGTGTCCACCGCCGCCATCGCGGACAAGCTGGACGCGTCGACCCGGGAGACCGCCGCCGGCATCACCGATGTCAGGGAAGCGCTCGACGCGGCGGCCGAGCGGATCGAGCCGTTCCTGGACGAGGCGGTACGGGCGGACCGGATCGTTCCGCATGTGTTCGGGGCGATGCGGGCGCTGGACATGACCGTGACCCGGCTCGTGGAGCTGGTGGTGCACGGGGACGATCTGGCGCGCGCCACCGGTGTGGAGGTGGCGCACGACCGGCAGGCCGTCGCGGCCGTCACCCGGCTGCTGGCCGACGCGCTGGCGGTCAAGGCGCCGGGGAACTCGGTCGAGGTCCGCATTCCGCCGTATGCGGCCGTCCAGTGCGTGGCGGGGCCCCGGCACACCCGGGGCACGCCGCCGAACGTCGTCGAGACCGATCCCCTGACCTGGATCCGGCTGGCCACCGGCCGGACCGACTGGAAGACCGCGCTCGACGCCGCCGCCGTCTCGGCGAGCGGAGAGCGGGCCGATCTCGGTCCCTATCTCCCGGTCCTCGGCTGA
- the purS gene encoding phosphoribosylformylglycinamidine synthase subunit PurS, whose translation MARVVVDVMLKPEILDPQGQAVHRALPRLGFEGIADVRQGKRFELEVEGPVDDAALARIREMAETFLANTVIEDFSVKVES comes from the coding sequence GTGGCACGCGTCGTAGTCGACGTCATGCTCAAGCCGGAGATCCTCGACCCCCAGGGCCAGGCGGTGCACCGCGCACTGCCGCGTCTCGGGTTCGAAGGGATCGCGGACGTCCGCCAGGGAAAGCGCTTTGAACTCGAGGTCGAGGGGCCGGTCGACGACGCCGCCCTCGCCCGTATCCGGGAGATGGCCGAAACCTTCCTTGCCAACACCGTCATCGAGGACTTCTCCGTGAAGGTGGAGTCGTGA
- the purQ gene encoding phosphoribosylformylglycinamidine synthase subunit PurQ codes for MTARVGVVTFPGTLDDRDTQRAIRVAGAEPVPLWHRDKDLHQVDAVVLPGGFSYGDYLRAGAISRFSPVMESVIAGARDGLPVLGICNGFQVLTESHLLPGAMLRNNHLHFICRDQKLRVENADTAWTADYSAGQEISIPLKNIDGRYVADERTLDELEAEGRVVFRYLDVNPNGSLRDIAGISNAAGNVVGLMPHPEHAVEPLIGTGRTDGLGFFTSILKKLVTA; via the coding sequence GTGACCGCACGCGTCGGCGTCGTCACCTTCCCCGGAACGCTCGACGACCGCGACACCCAGCGCGCGATCCGCGTCGCCGGTGCCGAGCCGGTGCCGCTGTGGCACCGCGACAAGGACCTCCACCAGGTCGACGCGGTCGTCCTGCCGGGCGGCTTCTCCTACGGCGACTACCTGCGGGCCGGCGCGATCTCGCGCTTCTCCCCCGTCATGGAGTCGGTCATCGCGGGCGCCAGGGACGGCCTTCCGGTCCTCGGCATCTGCAACGGCTTCCAGGTGCTGACCGAGTCGCACCTGCTGCCCGGCGCGATGCTCCGCAACAACCACCTGCACTTCATCTGCCGCGACCAGAAGCTGCGGGTGGAGAACGCGGACACCGCCTGGACCGCCGACTACTCGGCCGGCCAGGAGATCTCCATCCCGCTGAAGAACATCGACGGCCGCTATGTGGCCGACGAGCGGACCCTGGACGAACTGGAAGCCGAGGGCCGCGTGGTCTTCCGCTACCTCGACGTCAATCCCAACGGCTCGCTGCGCGACATCGCCGGCATCTCCAACGCCGCGGGAAACGTCGTCGGCCTGATGCCGCACCCCGAGCACGCCGTCGAGCCGCTGATCGGCACCGGTCGCACCGACGGTCTGGGATTCTTCACCTCGATCCTGAAGAAGCTGGTCACCGCATGA
- a CDS encoding ATP-binding protein: MNAKDEPPRTPPGEGAGTGTDDEWDYSLQIPHDLRGAGIARCTLRAVLNAYGLAPMIEVAQLVAAELVANALEHSSGPVSLRLHWRESNLRLGVWDTSPEKPEFLTVTDEAEHGRGMWLVTGLAAAWGCHLLGEEPFGLAGKLVWADIAAESAAA, from the coding sequence ATGAACGCGAAGGACGAACCCCCTCGAACCCCGCCCGGTGAGGGCGCGGGCACGGGCACCGACGACGAGTGGGACTACTCGCTCCAGATCCCGCACGACCTGCGCGGCGCCGGCATCGCGCGCTGCACGCTCAGAGCGGTGCTCAACGCGTACGGGCTCGCGCCGATGATCGAGGTGGCACAGCTCGTCGCGGCCGAACTCGTCGCGAACGCGCTGGAGCACTCCAGCGGGCCGGTCAGTCTGCGACTGCACTGGCGGGAGAGCAACTTGCGGCTCGGGGTCTGGGACACGAGTCCCGAGAAGCCGGAGTTCCTGACCGTCACGGACGAGGCGGAACACGGGCGCGGCATGTGGCTGGTCACCGGGCTCGCGGCGGCGTGGGGGTGCCACCTGCTCGGGGAGGAGCCCTTCGGGCTCGCGGGGAAGCTCGTGTGGGCGGACATCGCGGCGGAGTCCGCTGCCGCGTAA
- a CDS encoding DUF4177 domain-containing protein, translated as MFEYKVVSFRESLIGDALDGDKLEKTLNKHAGDGWALKSITAADVKGRIGPGAVEGLLLTFERPRQG; from the coding sequence ATGTTCGAGTACAAGGTTGTTTCGTTCCGTGAATCGCTGATCGGTGACGCGCTGGACGGCGACAAGTTGGAGAAGACGCTCAACAAGCACGCCGGTGACGGCTGGGCGCTGAAGTCGATCACCGCGGCCGACGTCAAGGGCCGCATCGGCCCCGGCGCCGTCGAGGGTCTGCTGCTGACCTTCGAGCGCCCCCGTCAGGGCTGA
- a CDS encoding DUF397 domain-containing protein, producing MSQLQWQKSSFSDSGGENCVELAAAPGGAILLRESDAPAVVLRTTPARFAAFLDAIKADGSAPAAP from the coding sequence ATGTCTCAGCTTCAGTGGCAGAAGTCCTCGTTCAGCGATTCCGGCGGCGAGAACTGCGTCGAGCTGGCCGCCGCCCCCGGCGGCGCGATCCTCCTCCGGGAGAGCGACGCCCCCGCCGTCGTCCTCCGCACCACCCCCGCGCGCTTCGCGGCCTTCCTCGACGCCATCAAGGCCGACGGATCCGCCCCCGCCGCCCCGTAA
- a CDS encoding Lsr2 family protein, translated as MAQRVVVSLSDDLDGGEAAETIVFGIDGKSFEIDLSAVNADKLRSALSPYVGAGRKHARSGKVYKRTAVAPDPAAVRAWARSNGFDVPPRGRIPKKVYEAFNEAS; from the coding sequence ATGGCGCAGCGCGTAGTGGTCAGCCTCTCCGACGATCTCGACGGCGGCGAGGCAGCGGAGACGATCGTTTTCGGGATCGACGGAAAGTCCTTCGAGATCGACCTGTCGGCGGTCAATGCCGACAAGCTGCGGAGCGCGCTGTCGCCGTATGTCGGCGCCGGCCGGAAGCACGCCCGCTCGGGAAAGGTCTACAAGCGCACGGCCGTCGCGCCCGACCCGGCCGCGGTGCGCGCGTGGGCCCGGTCCAACGGCTTCGACGTGCCGCCGCGCGGCCGCATCCCGAAGAAGGTCTACGAGGCGTTCAACGAAGCGAGTTGA
- a CDS encoding helix-turn-helix transcriptional regulator, producing MGLRTSITERQRRLGAELRKLRERSGMVTKEAGEVIGMGSAHLSHIEAGRTSIVTSRLRALCEAYGCTDEPYVAALVDMAEDSGKGWWTEHRKLVSPIALDLAELEAGAKRACSYETLFIPGLLQTEGYMRAILGSAQRPDIEPAVRFRLERQHLLIGDDALPLHAVIHEAALRIAVGGPDVMREQLMRLIEAARLPNVTLQILPFDVGAVRSFSTSFSLLHGQAPGLETVVADTPAERTVFLGGDTVVESYADTFVRLAAAALAPIDPGAVPESHLVKDSLGLIQHVAYAL from the coding sequence TTGGGACTGCGCACCAGCATCACTGAGCGGCAGCGTCGGCTGGGTGCTGAACTACGCAAGCTCCGTGAGCGGTCCGGCATGGTCACGAAAGAGGCTGGCGAGGTGATCGGGATGGGGTCGGCCCACCTCAGCCACATCGAGGCCGGCCGGACCTCCATCGTCACTTCGCGGCTCCGCGCGCTGTGCGAGGCGTACGGATGCACGGATGAGCCCTACGTCGCGGCGCTCGTCGACATGGCGGAGGATTCCGGCAAGGGCTGGTGGACCGAGCACCGCAAGTTGGTATCGCCAATCGCCCTGGACCTGGCGGAGCTTGAGGCGGGAGCCAAGCGAGCCTGTAGCTACGAGACGCTGTTCATCCCTGGTCTCTTGCAGACCGAGGGGTACATGCGGGCCATTCTCGGCAGCGCACAACGACCGGACATCGAACCGGCGGTGCGGTTTCGGCTGGAGCGGCAGCACCTACTGATCGGCGATGACGCGCTTCCACTGCATGCTGTGATCCATGAGGCGGCGCTGAGGATTGCCGTCGGTGGCCCAGATGTCATGCGCGAGCAGCTGATGCGGTTGATCGAGGCCGCACGTCTGCCGAATGTGACGCTGCAGATCCTCCCGTTCGACGTCGGGGCGGTCAGAAGCTTCAGCACCTCCTTCTCCCTCTTGCACGGACAAGCGCCCGGACTGGAAACGGTTGTGGCCGATACCCCGGCTGAACGCACCGTCTTCCTCGGGGGCGACACAGTCGTCGAGAGCTACGCCGACACGTTCGTACGGTTGGCTGCTGCGGCCCTGGCTCCAATCGACCCCGGCGCGGTGCCGGAAAGCCACTTGGTGAAAGACTCGCTGGGTCTGATCCAGCACGTCGCCTACGCACTCTAG
- a CDS encoding PIG-L deacetylase family protein, with the protein MTTILAFHAHPDDEVLLTGGTLARLAAEGHRVVVAVACDGIMGDATGPDGTLRLDELRASAAILGVARVVHLGYADSGHGPLFFPDPPDRVRFARADLDEAASLLADLLREERVDVLLSYDAQGGYGHRDHVRVHEVGARAARLTGTRVLEATRPREPTHRLFRTLRFLRTPVRYDPEAIRTSYTPRSAITHRINVRPYAAQKRAALAAHRSQVAEGKGRSSALFRLLIRLPVPIFGLLLGREWFAEAGLAPGAGRSGDLLGVR; encoded by the coding sequence ATGACGACGATTCTGGCGTTCCACGCCCATCCGGACGACGAGGTGCTGCTCACCGGCGGCACGCTGGCGCGGCTGGCCGCGGAGGGTCACCGGGTGGTCGTGGCCGTCGCCTGCGACGGCATCATGGGCGACGCGACCGGCCCGGACGGCACCCTGCGCCTGGACGAACTACGGGCGAGCGCCGCGATCCTGGGCGTCGCCCGCGTGGTGCACCTCGGCTACGCCGACAGCGGCCACGGCCCGCTCTTCTTCCCCGACCCGCCGGACCGCGTGCGGTTCGCCCGCGCGGACCTCGACGAGGCCGCGTCACTCCTCGCTGACCTGCTGCGTGAGGAGCGCGTCGACGTCCTGCTCAGCTACGACGCCCAGGGCGGCTACGGACACCGGGACCACGTGCGAGTCCACGAAGTGGGCGCGCGGGCCGCCCGATTGACGGGCACCCGCGTGCTGGAGGCGACGCGGCCACGCGAGCCCACCCACCGGCTGTTCCGTACGCTGCGCTTCCTCCGCACCCCGGTCCGCTACGACCCGGAGGCCATACGCACCTCGTACACCCCCCGATCAGCCATCACCCACCGCATCAACGTCCGCCCCTACGCGGCCCAGAAGCGCGCCGCGTTGGCCGCCCACCGCTCCCAGGTGGCAGAGGGCAAGGGCCGCTCGTCGGCGCTGTTCCGCCTGCTGATCCGCCTACCGGTCCCGATTTTCGGACTGCTGCTGGGGAGGGAGTGGTTCGCCGAGGCGGGGCTGGCCCCGGGAGCAGGCAGGAGCGGGGACCTGCTGGGGGTCCGGTAG
- the purL gene encoding phosphoribosylformylglycinamidine synthase subunit PurL, which yields MTLDTVTNAEKTPEADQPWAELGLKPDEYARIREILGRRPTGAELAMYSVMWSEHCSYKSSKVHLKQFGEKVPENDAMLVGIGENAGVVDVGQGYAVTFKVESHNHPSYIEPHQGAATGIGGIVRDILAMGARPVAVMDPLRFGAADHPDTKRVLPGVVSGIGSYGNCLGLPNIGGEVVFDACYQGNPLVNALCVGVMRHEDIHLAKASGAGNKVILYGARTGGDGIGGVSVLASETFDDAKPSKRPAVQVGDPFQEKLLIECTLEIFKADLVDGIQDLGGAGLSCATSELASAGSGGMRVELDTVHLRDSSLSPEEILMSESQERMCAIVEPGKVARFLEICEKWDVIATVIGEVTDGERLEIYWHGEQIVDVPPRTVAHEGPVYDRPYARPSWQDALQADDANKLPRPASGDELRRQVLALVSSPNQASKSWITDQYDRFVQGNTVLSHPEDSGMVRIDEDTNLGVAIATDGNGRFAKLDPYTGAQLALAEAYRNVAATGAKPLAISDCLNFGSPEDPDVMWQFAEATRGLADGCLILGTPVTGGNVSLYNQTGDVAIHPTPVVAVLGVIDDVNRRTPMAFAEEGQLLYLLGDTKEELGGSAWSEVVHSHLGGLPPAVDLERERLLGEILIAGSRDGMIDAAHDLSDGGLIQAVTESCLRGGKGARIVVPDDLDPFVFLFSESAGRAVVAVPRSEELRFNDMCGARGLPAARIGVVDGETIEIQDQFTIPLSELKQAHEATIPALLA from the coding sequence ATGACCCTCGACACCGTCACGAACGCCGAAAAGACCCCCGAGGCCGACCAGCCCTGGGCCGAACTCGGCCTCAAGCCCGACGAGTACGCGCGCATCCGCGAGATCCTCGGCCGCCGTCCGACCGGCGCCGAGCTCGCGATGTACTCCGTCATGTGGTCCGAGCACTGCTCGTACAAGAGCAGCAAGGTCCACCTGAAGCAGTTCGGCGAGAAGGTCCCCGAGAACGACGCCATGCTCGTCGGCATCGGCGAGAACGCCGGCGTCGTCGACGTCGGCCAGGGCTACGCGGTCACCTTCAAGGTCGAGTCGCACAACCACCCCTCGTACATCGAGCCCCACCAGGGCGCGGCCACCGGCATCGGCGGCATCGTCCGCGACATCCTCGCGATGGGTGCCCGGCCGGTCGCGGTCATGGACCCGCTGCGCTTCGGTGCCGCGGACCACCCCGACACCAAGCGCGTGCTGCCCGGCGTCGTGTCCGGCATCGGCAGCTACGGCAACTGTCTGGGCCTGCCGAACATCGGCGGCGAGGTCGTCTTCGACGCCTGCTACCAGGGCAACCCGCTCGTCAACGCGCTCTGCGTCGGCGTCATGCGGCACGAGGACATCCACCTCGCCAAGGCGTCGGGCGCCGGCAACAAGGTCATCCTCTACGGTGCCCGCACCGGCGGCGACGGCATCGGCGGCGTCTCGGTCCTCGCCTCGGAGACCTTCGACGACGCGAAGCCCAGCAAGCGCCCCGCGGTCCAGGTCGGCGACCCGTTCCAGGAGAAGCTCCTCATCGAGTGCACCCTGGAGATCTTCAAGGCCGACCTCGTCGACGGCATCCAGGACCTCGGCGGCGCGGGCCTGTCCTGCGCCACCTCCGAGCTGGCCTCGGCCGGCTCCGGCGGCATGCGCGTCGAGCTCGACACCGTGCACCTGCGCGACTCCTCCCTCTCGCCCGAGGAAATCCTCATGAGCGAGTCCCAGGAGCGCATGTGCGCGATCGTCGAGCCCGGCAAGGTCGCGCGCTTCCTGGAGATCTGCGAGAAGTGGGACGTCATCGCCACCGTCATCGGTGAGGTCACCGACGGCGAGCGGCTGGAGATCTACTGGCACGGCGAGCAGATCGTCGACGTCCCGCCGCGCACCGTCGCCCACGAAGGCCCGGTCTACGACCGCCCGTACGCCCGCCCGTCCTGGCAGGACGCCCTCCAGGCCGACGACGCGAACAAGCTGCCCCGCCCGGCGAGCGGTGATGAACTGCGCCGCCAGGTGCTGGCCCTCGTCTCGTCGCCGAACCAGGCGTCGAAGTCCTGGATCACGGACCAGTACGACCGGTTCGTGCAGGGCAACACGGTGCTGTCGCACCCCGAGGACTCGGGCATGGTCCGCATCGACGAGGACACCAACCTCGGCGTCGCCATCGCCACCGACGGCAACGGCCGCTTCGCCAAGCTCGACCCGTACACCGGCGCGCAGCTCGCCCTGGCGGAGGCGTACCGCAACGTCGCCGCCACCGGCGCCAAGCCGCTCGCCATCTCGGACTGCCTCAACTTCGGCTCCCCCGAGGACCCGGACGTCATGTGGCAGTTCGCCGAGGCCACCCGCGGTCTGGCCGACGGCTGTCTGATCCTGGGCACCCCGGTCACCGGCGGCAACGTCTCGCTCTACAACCAGACCGGCGACGTCGCCATCCACCCGACCCCGGTGGTCGCGGTGCTCGGCGTCATCGACGACGTCAACCGCCGTACGCCGATGGCGTTCGCGGAAGAGGGCCAGCTCCTCTACCTCCTCGGTGACACCAAGGAAGAACTGGGCGGCTCCGCCTGGTCCGAGGTCGTCCACAGCCACCTCGGCGGCCTGCCGCCCGCGGTGGACCTGGAGCGCGAGCGGCTGCTCGGCGAGATCCTCATCGCCGGCTCCCGCGACGGCATGATCGACGCCGCGCACGACCTCTCGGACGGCGGCCTCATCCAGGCCGTCACCGAGTCCTGCCTGCGCGGCGGCAAGGGCGCCCGGATCGTCGTCCCGGACGACCTCGACCCGTTCGTCTTCCTCTTCAGCGAGTCGGCCGGCCGCGCGGTCGTCGCCGTCCCGCGCAGCGAGGAGCTCCGCTTCAACGACATGTGCGGCGCGCGGGGCCTCCCGGCCGCGCGCATCGGTGTCGTGGACGGCGAAACGATCGAGATCCAGGACCAGTTCACGATCCCGCTGAGCGAGCTGAAGCAGGCGCACGAGGCGACGATCCCGGCTCTGCTGGCCTGA
- a CDS encoding ABC transporter ATP-binding protein codes for MDTYSGDTHEKVIDVAGLRRRYDGQFEAVRGVTFTVARGELFALLGTNGAGKTSTVEVLEGLARPSGGQVRVLGHDPYRERALVRPRMGVMLQEGGFPSDLTVAETARMWAGCTSGARPVGEALEMVGLGTRHKVRVKQLSGGERRRLDLSMALLGRPEVLFLDEPTTGLDAEGRHETQQLVRELRDQGTTVLLTTHYLEEAEGLADRLAIMRDGQIVTTGTPAEVTAARPARIHFTLPEGVTPDRLPLSVPSAADGRRIEVRTDRLQEDLLELLTWARDRDVRLLGLDARHASLEEAFMDIAKGDAR; via the coding sequence ATGGACACGTACAGCGGGGACACCCACGAGAAGGTGATCGATGTCGCCGGATTGCGCCGCCGATATGACGGTCAATTCGAGGCGGTACGCGGAGTGACGTTCACGGTGGCGCGCGGTGAGCTCTTCGCGCTGCTGGGGACCAACGGGGCGGGCAAGACCTCCACCGTCGAGGTGCTGGAGGGGCTGGCCAGACCGAGCGGCGGGCAGGTCAGGGTGCTGGGGCACGATCCCTACCGGGAGCGGGCGCTGGTGCGGCCGCGGATGGGCGTAATGCTCCAGGAGGGCGGGTTTCCCTCCGATCTGACGGTGGCCGAAACCGCCCGCATGTGGGCCGGCTGCACCAGCGGGGCCCGGCCGGTCGGCGAGGCGCTGGAGATGGTCGGCCTCGGCACCCGCCACAAGGTGCGCGTCAAACAGCTGTCGGGCGGTGAACGGCGGCGTCTGGACCTGTCGATGGCGCTGCTCGGCCGCCCCGAAGTGCTCTTCCTGGACGAGCCGACCACCGGGCTCGACGCGGAGGGCCGCCACGAGACCCAGCAACTGGTGCGCGAGCTGCGGGACCAGGGCACGACCGTCCTGCTCACCACGCACTACCTGGAGGAGGCCGAGGGCCTCGCCGACCGGCTGGCGATCATGCGCGACGGACAGATCGTCACGACCGGCACCCCCGCCGAGGTGACGGCGGCCCGGCCCGCCCGGATCCACTTCACCCTGCCGGAGGGCGTGACGCCGGACCGGCTGCCGCTGTCCGTCCCGTCAGCCGCCGACGGACGCCGGATCGAGGTGCGGACCGACCGGCTGCAGGAGGACCTGCTGGAACTGCTGACGTGGGCGCGCGACAGGGACGTACGGCTCCTCGGACTCGACGCGCGGCACGCATCGCTGGAAGAGGCGTTCATGGACATCGCGAAGGGGGACGCCCGATGA
- a CDS encoding ABC transporter permease, with amino-acid sequence MNTGTSTGTSTGTSTGTSTGTPEGTATVPAAGARTGSRTRLLALGRAELTLLWRNRTAMYTAVLLPIGMVWALRFVVATDDLKEAGLTRNAQTMSGGIGVILLLVVYYNLVTAYVARREELVLKRLRTGEPSDLEILAGTALPAAAVALAQCTALVVAGAALLDLPAPRRPELLVAGVLLGVLLLAALAAVSTVFTRSVEVAQLTTMPLLMVSLMGSGLFVPVELLPDRVADLCRFLPVTPVTDLVRFGWLGGAGAGEILRTLGLAVAWTALAVFAVRRWFRWEPRR; translated from the coding sequence ATGAACACGGGGACGAGCACCGGGACAAGTACGGGAACGAGCACGGGGACGAGTACGGGGACGCCGGAGGGAACGGCCACGGTGCCCGCGGCGGGCGCGCGGACCGGGAGCCGTACGCGGCTGCTGGCGCTCGGCCGGGCCGAGCTCACCCTGCTGTGGCGCAACCGCACGGCGATGTACACCGCGGTGCTGCTGCCGATCGGCATGGTCTGGGCGCTGCGTTTCGTGGTCGCCACCGACGACCTCAAGGAGGCAGGGCTGACCCGCAACGCCCAGACGATGAGCGGCGGCATCGGCGTCATCCTGCTCCTCGTCGTCTACTACAACCTGGTGACCGCGTATGTGGCGCGGCGCGAGGAGCTGGTGCTCAAGCGGCTGCGGACCGGGGAACCGTCCGACCTGGAGATCCTGGCCGGGACGGCGCTCCCGGCGGCGGCCGTGGCGCTCGCGCAGTGCACGGCGCTGGTCGTGGCGGGGGCGGCGCTGCTGGACCTGCCGGCTCCCCGGCGGCCGGAACTGCTGGTCGCGGGCGTGCTGTTGGGGGTGCTGCTGCTGGCCGCGCTGGCCGCGGTCTCGACCGTCTTCACCCGGAGCGTGGAGGTGGCGCAGCTGACCACCATGCCGCTGCTGATGGTGTCGCTCATGGGGTCCGGGCTGTTCGTGCCGGTGGAGCTGCTGCCCGACCGGGTCGCCGACCTGTGCCGGTTCCTGCCCGTCACCCCCGTCACCGACCTCGTGCGGTTCGGCTGGCTGGGCGGCGCCGGGGCGGGCGAGATCCTGCGCACGCTGGGGCTCGCGGTGGCCTGGACCGCGCTCGCGGTGTTTGCTGTACGCCGGTGGTTCCGCTGGGAACCCCGTCGCTGA